A stretch of Brassica rapa cultivar Chiifu-401-42 chromosome A08, CAAS_Brap_v3.01, whole genome shotgun sequence DNA encodes these proteins:
- the LOC103835713 gene encoding uncharacterized protein LOC103835713, giving the protein MDPSSATSVNGYYSFLNRSMDDLERVYLSNNFMSVHFLQRALCLLRTSHSHLTLLVQKLQLPVGDKWLDEYMDESSKLWEACLVIKTAVSSVESFSSAGISIASTLDGHYHHRRLSPQLSRQVIRAIAGCGREAIGIEEENRALMENRVQRFPFWSEQTAAMESSTKLQNGFSGFRGVLYATRNMSSLLLMVLIHGLVYCFPGDATLSQTHTQNQVGGFVGAMGRLQQRVAAEVGRMGVRKGMLMHEYRRSKAALEELKAELERRFCGGGGGGESEEEGERELRERVENLKGCFGNLRNGTESIVAQIDDLFDEIVEGRKKLLDFCSHR; this is encoded by the exons atggaTCCGTCCTCTGCTACCTCAGTGAACGGATACTACTCATTTCTAAACAGATCAATGGATGATCTCGAGAGGGTTTACCTCTCAAACAACTTCATGTCCGTACACTTCTTACAGAGAGCTCTCTGTCTTCTCCGCACCTCTCACTCACACCTCACTCTCCTCGTTCAAAAGCTTCAGCTCCCCGTCGGCGATAAATGGCTTGACGAGTATATGGACGAAAGCTCCAAGCTTTGGGAAGCTTGTCTCGTCATCAAAACCGCCGTTTCTTCCGTCGAAAGCTTCTCCTCCGCCGGTATTTCAATCGCTTCGACCCTCGACGGCCATTATCACCACCGTCGGTTATCTCCTCAGCTTTCTCGTCAG GTGATAAGGGCGATAGCAGGGTGTGGGAGAGAAGCGATAGGGATAGAGGAAGAGAACAGAGCTTTAATGGAGAATCGAGTGCAAAGGTTCCCTTTTTGGTCGGAACAGACGGCGGCGATGGAGTCGTCGACGAAGTTACAGAACGGGTTCAGTGGTTTCCGCGGCGTGCTCTACGCGACGAGGAACATGAGCTCGCTTCTACTCATGGTTTTGATTCACGGTCTCGTCTACTGTTTCCCCGGCGACGCAACGCTGTCTCAAACGCACACGCAGAATCAAGTCGGCGGTTTTGTCGGAGCGATGGGGAGGTTGCAGCAGAGAGTGGCGGCTGAGGTGGGGAGGATGGGGGTGAGGAAGGGGATGTTGATGCACGAGTACAGGAGGAGCAAGGCGGCGTTGGAGGAGCTGAAGGCGGAGCTTGAGAGGAGATTctgcggcggcggcggaggagggGAAAGCGAAGAGGAGGGAGAGAGGGagttgagagagagagtggaGAATCTGAAAGGGTGTTTTGGTAATTTGAGGAATGGGACAGAGAGTATTGTGGCGCAAATTGATGATTTGTTTGATGAAATTGTTGAAGGAAGGAAGAAGCTTTTGGATTTCTGCAGCCATAGATGA